The Nomia melanderi isolate GNS246 chromosome 7, iyNomMela1, whole genome shotgun sequence genome includes a window with the following:
- the Cdk9 gene encoding cyclin-dependent kinase 9, with amino-acid sequence MNSKEKEKYIEEFDFPYCDESTKYEKVAKIGQGTFGEVFKARDKNCTKKFVAMKKVLMDNEKEGFPITALREIKILQLLKHENVVNLIEICRTRATQYNRYRSTFYLVFDFCEHDLAGLLSNVNVKFSLGEIKKVMQQLLNGLYYIHSNKILHRDMKAANVLITKNGILKLADFGLARAFSANKNGQPNRYTNRVVTLWYRPPELLLGDRNYGPPVDLWGAGCIMAEMWTRSPIMQGNTEQQQLVLISQLCGSIVTEVWPGVENLELFNKMELPKGQKRKVKDRLKPYLKDPYACDLLDKLLILDPSKRYDSDSALNHDFFWTDPMPCDLSKMLAQHTQSMFEYLAPPRRPGHIRHPHHQVPGGPAKPSSSMADSGYQDRVF; translated from the exons ATGAACTCGAAGGAAAAGGAGAAGTACAtcgaggaattcgattttccCTATTGCGACGAATCGACAAAATATGAAAAAGTTGCAAAAATCGGCCAGGGCACATTTGG GGAGGTGTTCAAAGCTAGGGATAAAAATTGTACTAAAAAATTCGTAGCAATGAAAAAAGTGTTGATGGACAATGAAAAGGAAGGG tttcctATAACTGCATTAAGAGAAATAAagatattacaattactaaagCACGAAAATGTAgtgaatttaatagaaatatgtaGAACACGag CAACACAATATAATCGCTATCGTTCTACATTTTATCTTGTATTTGACTTTTGTGAGCATGACTTAGCTGGTTTATTATCAAATGtaaatgtgaaatttagtttaggGGAAATTAAGAAAGTTATGCAACAATTGTTAAATGGTCTCTATTACATTCATAGTAATAAG ATTTTGCATAGAGATATGAAGGCTGCAAATGTTTTAATAACTAAGAATGGTATATTGAAATTAGCTGACTTTGGGTTAGCTCGTGCATTTAGCGCCAACAAAAATGGCCAACCGAATCGTTATACAAATAGAGTTGTTACACTTTGGTATAGACCACCAGAACTTTTACTCGGTGATAGAAATTATGGTCCTCCTGTAGATTTATGGGGTGCAGGATGTATAATGGCTGAAATGTGGACCAG atCACCTATAATGCAGGGAAATACAGAGCAGCAACAACTTGTATTAATTTCACAGTTATGTGGTTCTATAGTAACAGAAGTATGGCCTGGTGTAgaaaatttagaattatttaataaaatggaaTTACCTAAAGGTCAAAAGCGAAAG gtcaAAGACAGATTGAAGCCATATTTAAAGGATCCTTATGCATGTGATTTGTTAGATAAACTTTTAATTCTTGATCCATCTAAAAGATACGATTCGGATTCTGCATTGAACCACGACTTTTTCTGGACTGATCCAATGCCTTGTGATCTTAGCAAAATGTTGGCACAACATACTCAGAGTATGTTTGAGTACTTAGCTCCACCGAGACGTCCTGGCCACATACGGCATCCGCACCATCAAGTACCTGGAGGGCCAGCGAAACCTAGTTCTAGTATGGCTGACAGTGGTTACCAAGATCGCGTATTTTAG